The sequence ATTGAATGTTGGTGCGACATGTACAGCATAGGTGGGAGACTGAGAAGCCTGGACGCCAGTCTAGGTGGAGTCGCCGTTGGGATACCACCCTTGTCGTACTGAGATTCTAACCCGCACCCCTGATCGGGGTGGGAGACAGTGTCAGGTGGGCAGTTTGACTGGGGCGGTCGCCTCCCAAAGCGTAACGGAGGCGCCCAAAGGTTCCCTCAGAATGGTTGGAAATCATTCGAAGAGTGTAAAGGCAGAAGGGAGCTTGACTGCGAGACCTACAAGTCGAGCAGGGACGAAAGTCGGGCTTAGTGATCCGGTGGTTCCGAATGGAAGGGCCATCGCTCAACGGATAAAAGCTACCCCGGGGATAACAGGCTTATCTCCCCCAAGAGTCCACATCGACGGGGAGGTTTGGCACCTCGATGTCGGCTCATCGCATCCTGGGGCTGTAGTCGGTCCCAAGGGTTGGGCTGTTCGCCCATTAAAGCGGTACGCGAGCTGGGTTCAGAACGTCGTGAGACAGTTCGGTCCCTATCCGTCGCGGGCGTAGGAAATTTGAGAGGAGCTGTCCTTAGTACGAGAGGACCGGGATGGACGCACCGCTGGTGTACCAGTTGTCCCGCCAGGGGCACAGCTGGGTAGCTATGTGCGGAAGGGATAAGCGCTGAAAGCATCTAAGCGTGAAGCCCCCCTCAAGATGAGATTTCCCATCGCGTCAAGCGAGTAAGATCCCTTGAAGATGACAAGGTAGATAGGTCCGAGGTGGAAGCGTGGCGACACGTGCAGCTGACGGATACTAATCGATCGAGGACTTAACTAAGCACATACGAAAAGCGAAGGCGACTGTCCAGACACGAAGAGCGCGAAAGGCCTGCGAGGAGGCTGTTGCCGCCACAGCAGGACTGAAGCGGTTCGAGGGGCTAGGAGCCGCAGCTAGACATCAAGAAAAGCTGAGAACGGTCCTTGGCGAAGCCAAGGAAACGTCCGACGGAGCCGAGAGCTTTTGACGAAGACGTGCTTGCACGTCGAACGGAAAAAGCGAAGGCGTAGGAGGATGTTAGTTCGAAGCTAGACATCACGAAAAGCGAAGGCGACTGTTCTGTTATCTAGTTTTGAAGGAATCATCCTTCACGCCCAAAAAGGCGAAACGAAAAAGCATGTTTGCTCGGTGACGATGGCGGAGAGGTCACACCCGTTCCCATCCCGAACACGGAAGTTAAGCTCTCCAGCGCCGATGGTAGTTGGCGGGACACCGCCTGCGAGAGTAGGACGTTGCCGGGCGGACATAGCAAGTTAGAGGGCATCTCCGTTTTGTTCTCTAACTTTTTTTGTCCATGTATTTGCGTTTAACGCTTTTACAATCCTCTCCCCCATAGTTAAAGAGCTAACCGATATAGGTTAGCTCATTTTTTATTTAATGTCCACCTTCCTTTTTATATGATCAGGGATGAGACGATGAAGATGAACAAATAGCAGTCCGTTCTCGTACACAGCTTCCACTTTTTCTCCTACAGGAAAGGGAAGTTGTATCTCTCGTTCAAAAGGTTCTTGTGTAATTCCTTCTTCAATTAGTTCAAAGCCTTCAAACTGCAATTGAACATTTGCTTTAATTTCTAATGTATTATAATGAATGTACACTTCTGCATCGTGTACATGTGCTAACCCTGGGATCGCTGCGACGACAAGTAGCTCATTATCACGACGATACATATTGATGCCTGATGAATAGGAAGAAAAGGAATTTGATGAGTTCCAAAATGGATGAGTAAAAAAGGCTTCCCATTGCTTTGTCCAATCCATAAGCTTCTCCCCTTTCTCTTTTTCTTTTTACTATATGGTGAAAAAGATGAAATGGTGATTTTTAAGTAAAAACCGAACATTAATTATTTTGTGTGTAAAAATGTTCGATTTTATGTTGACATGATTGAAAAACGACTGGTAAGATGAAGATAAATGAATACGTTGTTGAACCCTCATATAATTTTGGGGATATGGCCCAAAAGTCTCTACCCAATAACCGTAAATTATTGGACTATGAGGGAAAGGATCTTATTGGCTTTTTTCACCCAATGGGCGAAATGTGTCCAGAACGATGCTTTCCCTTATGGTCGAGGGGCGTTGTTCTGGATTTTTTTCTGATTATAAAAAGAGGTGAGTACGGATGCAGCCACTTGTAGCTGTCATTATGGGAAGTCAATCAGATTGGGAAACGATGCGTCATGCATGTGATATATTAGAAGAATTGCATATTCCGTTTGAAAAAAAAGTTGTTTCAGCTCACCGTACACCGGACTTTATGTTTACGTATGCTGAAACAGCTGAAGAGCGCGGCATTAAAGTCATTATCGCTGGAGCAGGGGGAGCTGCTCATTTGCCAGGAATGGTAGCAGCTAAAACAACGTTGCCTGTTATTGGTGTTCCGGTTATGTCTAAAACGCTAAATGGTCTTGATTCGTTACTATCTATTGTCCAAATGCCCGGAGGAGTGCCAGTAGCGACAGTGGCTATCGGAAAAGCAGGTGCCGTCAATGCGGCATTGCTTGCAGTATCGATTCTCGGAACGCACGATCCGGCGTACATGGATGCATTGCGGATGCGGCGTGAAGCGATTCGAAAACAAGTGATGGAAAGTAGTGATCAGCTTGATTAAAACGATTGTCCCGGGGCAAACGATTGGTATTATTGGCGGAGGACAACTAGGAAGAATGATGGCGATCGCTGCAAAAGAGATGGGGTTTTTCGTAGCGGTTCTTGATCCTACTCCGCAATCGCCTTGTGCTCAAGTGGCTGACATTGAAATTGTCGCTTCGTATAGCGATGAAGAAGCGTTACGTCATTTAGCCGAAGTGAGCGATGTTGTGACATATGAGTTTGAAAATATTGATGCTGATGCGTTGAAACGATTAGTAGAGAAGGGATATGTGCCGCAAGGAAGCGAGCTGCTTTCTATTACACAGCATCGTTGGAAAGAAAAACGGGCAGTTCAGTCTGCCGGGTTGCCTGTTGCCCCTTATCGTCTCATACTGGAAGAAGAGCAATTGGAACGGGCGATTGAGGAGATCGGCATTCCGGCTGTATTGAAAACATGTCGTGGAGGGTATGATGGAAAAGGGCAAGTGGTCATTCGTTGTTTAGATGATATTCACGAGGCGCGCTCGCTGCTCGCTTACGGTGAATGTGTATTGGAAGCATGGGTTCCATTTGTGAAAGAGTTATCTATTATCGTTGTGCGTAGCGTTTCTGGTGAAATAGAGCTGTTTCCTGTTGTCGAGAACATTCATCGCGACAATATTTTGCATCAAACGATTGCCCCAGCCCAAGTTAGCCAGAAAACCATTGCGCAGGCGGAGATGTATGCTCGACGATTAGCGGAAACTTTTCAACTTGTCGGCACACTAGCTATTGAAATGTTTTTAACAGAAGATGGGCAGTTATATGTCAATGAACTTGCCCCTAGACCACACAACTCAGGTCATTATACAATAAACGGTTGTATCACATCGCAATTTCAACAACATATTCGCGCCATTTGTAATTGGCCGCTTGGCAGTACGGAGTTGCTCAAACCTACAATTATGGTCAACATTTTAGGAGAACATGTGGATGCAGTCATTCAAAACATCGCCCAATTTCGTGACGCCCACGTCCACTTTTATGGAAAAAAGGAAGCGAAGCTGAAGCGAAAGATGGGACATGTGACATGGTTAGCTGATGATGTCGATGCGATCCAACGAAAAATAGATGAATTTGCGATTTGGACAGATCGGAGGATGAACGTATGATTGAACGTTACACACGACCAGAAATGGGTGCAATCTGGACGGAAGAAAACCGTTTTCGTGCTTGGCTAGAAGTCGAAATTTTAGCATGTGAAGCATGGGCCGAGTTAGGTGTTATCCCGAAAGAAGATGTTGAAAAAATTCGTCAAAACGCCTCATTCGATATCGCGCGCATTAAAGAAATCGAAGAAGAGACGCGCCATGATGTTGTTGCCTTTACGCGCGCGGTATCAGAAACGCTAGGAGAAGAACGAAAATGGGTACATTACGGCCTTACGTCTACGGATGTGGTTGATACAGCATTATCATACTTATTAAAACAAGCAAATGAAATTTTATTGCGTGACTTAGAGAACTTTATTGCTGTATTAAAAGAAAAAGCGATTGAGCATAAATATACGGTCATGATGGGACGAACGCATGGTGTTCATGCTGAGCCAACGACATTTGGATTAAAATTGGCGCTTTGGTATGCCGAAATGGAGCGAAATTTAGAACGTTTCAAGCAAGCAGCCGAAACGGTACGCGTTGGAAAAATTTCTGGTGCTGTTGGTACGTATGCCAATATCGATCCGTTTGTTGAGCAGTACGTATGTGAAAAACTTGGCTTACAGCCTGCGCCTATTTCGACGCAAACGTTACAGCGTGATCGTCATGCCCACTATATGGCGACGCTCGCTTTAATTGCAACATCGATTGAAAAATTTGCTGTTGAAATTCGTGGATTACAAAAAAGTGAAACACGGGAAGTAGAGGAGTTTTTCGCTAAGGGACAAAAAGGTTCGTCTGCGATGCCGCATAAACGGAATCCGATCGGTTCAGAAAATATGACAGGAATGGCTCGCGTCATTCGTGGGTATATGTTAACGGCGTATGAAAATGTACCGCTTTGGCATGAGCGTGACATTTCACATTCGTCAGCGGAGCGCATTATTTTACCGGATGCAACGATCGCTTTAGACTACATGCTCAACCGCTTTACAAATATCGTGAAAAACTTGACCGTATTCCCAGAAAATATGAAGAAGAATATGGATCGCACGCTCGGACTTATTTATTCACAACGCGTATTGCTAGCGCTTATTGACACAGGTATGACGCGTGAGGAAGCGTATGATCTTGTACAACCAAAGGCGATGGAAGCATGGGAAAAACAAGTGCCGTTCCGCTCGTTAATTGAAGCAGACGAAGTAATTACAAGTCGTTTAACGAAGGATCAAATTGCTGATTGCTTTGACTACAACTATCACTTAAAGCATGTCGACACGATTTTCGAGCGACTTGGCTTGCAGTAGGTAAGGCGCCGTCCTTACCTTTACACGAAAATTTCCTAATATTCTGTATAACTGGGGGAGAGAACATGGAAAAGCAACACCTTCTGTATGAAGGAAAGGCGAAGAAAGTGTATGCGACGAACGAAGAGGGTGTATTATGGATTGAATATAAAGATGAGGCAACTGCATTTAACGGTGAAAAAAAAGCAAAGATTAGCGGAAAAGGACGATTAAATAACGAAATTACGAGTTTACTATTTTCCTTGTTGCATGAAGCAGGTGTAAATAATCATTTTATCCGTAAAATATCCGATACAGAACAGCTTGTGCGTCAAGTGACGATCATACCCCTTGAAGTCGTTGTCCGCAATATTGTCGCCGGGAGTTTGTCGAAGCGTACTGGTCTTGAGGAAGGAACGGTACTTGAAAAACCACTTGTAGAATTTTACTACAAAAATGACGATTTAGGCGATCCCCTATTAACGGAAGATCATATCGCTTTGTTACAGCTTGCCACTCATGATGAGCTTTTGCACATGAAACAGACGGCGTTACGCATTAACGACATTTTAACTTCCTTATTTCGTTCATGTGACTTACAGCTTGTCGACTTCAAATTAGAGTTTGGAAAAGATGAAACGGGAGCGGTACTGTTGGCGGATGAAATTTCCCCAGATACGTGTCGATTATGGGATGTACACACGAAAGAAAAATTTGATAAAGATGTATTTCGTCGTGATTTAGGCGACTTAACAGAAACATATACGAAACTTTTACAACGATTAGGAGGATTATCATGTACAAAGTAAAAGTGTATGTCACATTGCGTGAAAATGTATTAGATCCACAAGGAAATGCTGTAAAAGGAGCGCTTCATAGCTTAAGTTATCATGAGGTGCAAGATGTGCGTATTGGAAAGTTCATGGAGTTAACGGTAGAAAAAAGTGACCGCGACATAGATGCACTCGTGAAAGATATGTGTGAAAAGTTGTTGGCGAATACGGTCATTGAAGATTATCGCTATGAAATTGAGGAGGTCGTCGTTCAGTGAAATTTGCGGTCATTGTATTTCCGGGTTCCAACTGTGATGTCGACATGTATCATGCGATTGCAGATGAATTAAGGGAAGATGTTGAATACGTTTGGCATGATGTAGAAAGTTTAGATGAGTTTGATGCTATTCTTTTGCCAGGTGGTTTTTCATACGGGGATTATTTACGATCTGGAGCGATTGCGCGCTTTTCCAACGTCATGAAAGCGATAAAAAAAGCAGCAGACGAAGGGAAACCGATTTTAGGTGTATGTAACGGATTTCAAATTTTACTAGAAGCGGGGCTTCTCCCGGGGGCGATGCGACGCAACAATACGTTAACGTTTATTTGCCGTCCGGTGAAGCTTCGTGTCGAAAATAACGAAACGATGTTTACATCGCAATACGAGCAAGGAGAAGTGCTTACAATCCCCATTGCGCACGGAGAAGGAAACTATTATTGTGATGAACAAACGTTACAACAGCTTATCGCTAATAACCAAATTGTTTTTCGTTATGAGGGAGAAAATCCAAACGGTAGTTTATTCAACATTGCAGGCATCGTGAACGAAAAAGGGAACGTACTTGGTATGATGCCACACCCTGAGCGAGCTGTTCATGAGTTGCTTGGAGGGGCAGACGGTTTAAAACTGTTTCAATCAATTGTGACATATTGGAGGGACGCACATGTCGTTATTACTTGAGCCAAGTCCAACAATGATTAAAGAACAGAAGATGTATCGTGATATGGGATTAACAGATGAAGAGTTTGCGATGATTGAGCGTATTCTTGGACGTTTGCCTAATTATACAGAAACGGGCATTTTTTCTGTCATGTGGTCAGAACATTGTAGCTATAAAAATTCGAAACCTGTATTAAAAAAGTTTCCGACTGAAGGGAGACATGTGCTCCAAGGACCAGGAGAAGGCGCTGGTATTGTCGATATTGGAGATGGATTAGCGGTAGCATTTAAAATTGAAAGTCATAACCACCCATCTGCGATTGAGCCGTATCAAGGGGCTGCCACAGGTGTTGGGGGAATTATTCGCGATGTCTTCTCGATGGGGGCAAGACCAATTGCGTTATTAAACTCGCTTCGCTTTGGCGAATTAACGTCACCGCGCGTGAAATATTTATTTGAGCGCGTCGTCGCAGGGATTGCGGGATATGGAAATTGTGTCGGTATTCCGACTGTTGGTGGTGAAGTGCAATTTGATGCGGCATACGAAGGAAACCCGCTTGTAAATGCGATGTGCGTCGGGGTGATTCGACATGAAGATATTCAAAAAGGAATCGCGGCAGGCGTTGGAAATACGGTCATGTATGTCGGGGCGAAAACGGGGCGTGACGGCATTCATGGAGCAACGTTTGCATCGGAAGAATTAACGGAACAATCTGAACAAAAACGTCCAGCTGTTCAAGTCGGAGATCCATTTATGGAAAAATTGCTTCTTGAAGCTTGTTTAGAGGTCATTCATTCCGATGCGCTTGTTGGGATGCAAGATATGGGGGCGGCCGGCTTAACAAGCTCATCGGCGGAAATGGCGAGCAAGGCAGGCTCTGGGATCGAACTGAATTTAGATCTTGTACCACAACGCGAAACAGGAATGACACCGTATGAAATGATGTTGTCTGAGTCGCAAGAGCGCATGCTTCTTGTTGTTCAGAAGGGTCGTGAACAAGAAATTATAGATGTATTTGCTAAATACGGGCTCGAGGCGAAAGCGATTGGTCGCGTAACAAATGATCAAATGTTACGTTTGTATCACCGCGGGGAAGTCGT comes from Anoxybacillus flavithermus and encodes:
- the purC gene encoding phosphoribosylaminoimidazolesuccinocarboxamide synthase, translated to MEKQHLLYEGKAKKVYATNEEGVLWIEYKDEATAFNGEKKAKISGKGRLNNEITSLLFSLLHEAGVNNHFIRKISDTEQLVRQVTIIPLEVVVRNIVAGSLSKRTGLEEGTVLEKPLVEFYYKNDDLGDPLLTEDHIALLQLATHDELLHMKQTALRINDILTSLFRSCDLQLVDFKLEFGKDETGAVLLADEISPDTCRLWDVHTKEKFDKDVFRRDLGDLTETYTKLLQRLGGLSCTK
- the purE gene encoding 5-(carboxyamino)imidazole ribonucleotide mutase, yielding MQPLVAVIMGSQSDWETMRHACDILEELHIPFEKKVVSAHRTPDFMFTYAETAEERGIKVIIAGAGGAAHLPGMVAAKTTLPVIGVPVMSKTLNGLDSLLSIVQMPGGVPVATVAIGKAGAVNAALLAVSILGTHDPAYMDALRMRREAIRKQVMESSDQLD
- the purS gene encoding phosphoribosylformylglycinamidine synthase subunit PurS — translated: MYKVKVYVTLRENVLDPQGNAVKGALHSLSYHEVQDVRIGKFMELTVEKSDRDIDALVKDMCEKLLANTVIEDYRYEIEEVVVQ
- the purB gene encoding adenylosuccinate lyase, encoding MIERYTRPEMGAIWTEENRFRAWLEVEILACEAWAELGVIPKEDVEKIRQNASFDIARIKEIEEETRHDVVAFTRAVSETLGEERKWVHYGLTSTDVVDTALSYLLKQANEILLRDLENFIAVLKEKAIEHKYTVMMGRTHGVHAEPTTFGLKLALWYAEMERNLERFKQAAETVRVGKISGAVGTYANIDPFVEQYVCEKLGLQPAPISTQTLQRDRHAHYMATLALIATSIEKFAVEIRGLQKSETREVEEFFAKGQKGSSAMPHKRNPIGSENMTGMARVIRGYMLTAYENVPLWHERDISHSSAERIILPDATIALDYMLNRFTNIVKNLTVFPENMKKNMDRTLGLIYSQRVLLALIDTGMTREEAYDLVQPKAMEAWEKQVPFRSLIEADEVITSRLTKDQIADCFDYNYHLKHVDTIFERLGLQ
- the purK gene encoding 5-(carboxyamino)imidazole ribonucleotide synthase — translated: MISLIKTIVPGQTIGIIGGGQLGRMMAIAAKEMGFFVAVLDPTPQSPCAQVADIEIVASYSDEEALRHLAEVSDVVTYEFENIDADALKRLVEKGYVPQGSELLSITQHRWKEKRAVQSAGLPVAPYRLILEEEQLERAIEEIGIPAVLKTCRGGYDGKGQVVIRCLDDIHEARSLLAYGECVLEAWVPFVKELSIIVVRSVSGEIELFPVVENIHRDNILHQTIAPAQVSQKTIAQAEMYARRLAETFQLVGTLAIEMFLTEDGQLYVNELAPRPHNSGHYTINGCITSQFQQHIRAICNWPLGSTELLKPTIMVNILGEHVDAVIQNIAQFRDAHVHFYGKKEAKLKRKMGHVTWLADDVDAIQRKIDEFAIWTDRRMNV
- the purQ gene encoding phosphoribosylformylglycinamidine synthase subunit PurQ, which translates into the protein MKFAVIVFPGSNCDVDMYHAIADELREDVEYVWHDVESLDEFDAILLPGGFSYGDYLRSGAIARFSNVMKAIKKAADEGKPILGVCNGFQILLEAGLLPGAMRRNNTLTFICRPVKLRVENNETMFTSQYEQGEVLTIPIAHGEGNYYCDEQTLQQLIANNQIVFRYEGENPNGSLFNIAGIVNEKGNVLGMMPHPERAVHELLGGADGLKLFQSIVTYWRDAHVVIT
- a CDS encoding Hsp20/alpha crystallin family protein, translated to MDWTKQWEAFFTHPFWNSSNSFSSYSSGINMYRRDNELLVVAAIPGLAHVHDAEVYIHYNTLEIKANVQLQFEGFELIEEGITQEPFEREIQLPFPVGEKVEAVYENGLLFVHLHRLIPDHIKRKVDIK